The following coding sequences are from one Terriglobales bacterium window:
- a CDS encoding branched-chain amino acid ABC transporter permease, whose amino-acid sequence MADFLQLLVAGIATGGIYALVAIGFVLLWQTSQTINFAQGEFVMLPAFLVLAAMRFLELSFAAALLVGFAASVLVLGVLFKRLVVDPILRHGVLPLVISTLGLAILFKEGVKEFYSAEAQGFPGVWPTTNLTVGGAVISAQSLVIIGVAVAAVGLLQYFLHATRTGRQMQATAQNPQLARVLGIPVERMILYTFLVNAALVALASFLVSPIYLAKFTNGELLGLAAFVAAIVGGFNQVRGAIVGGLLLGVADNLVAAYWSSQYRAAIPLFLLIVVILWRPQGLLGRAEERTV is encoded by the coding sequence CTGGCCGATTTCCTGCAGCTCCTGGTCGCGGGCATCGCGACGGGCGGCATCTACGCGCTCGTCGCGATCGGCTTCGTGCTGCTCTGGCAGACCTCGCAGACCATCAACTTCGCGCAGGGCGAGTTCGTCATGCTGCCGGCCTTCCTGGTGCTGGCGGCGATGCGCTTCCTCGAGCTGTCCTTCGCCGCCGCGCTGCTGGTCGGCTTCGCCGCGTCGGTGCTGGTGCTGGGCGTGCTCTTCAAGCGGCTGGTCGTCGACCCGATCCTGCGCCACGGCGTGCTGCCGCTCGTGATCTCCACGCTCGGCCTCGCGATCCTGTTCAAGGAGGGCGTGAAGGAGTTCTACTCCGCCGAGGCGCAGGGCTTCCCCGGCGTCTGGCCGACCACGAACCTGACTGTCGGCGGCGCGGTGATCTCGGCGCAGAGCCTGGTGATCATCGGGGTGGCGGTGGCCGCGGTCGGGCTGCTGCAGTATTTCCTGCACGCCACGCGCACCGGCCGGCAGATGCAGGCCACCGCGCAGAACCCGCAGCTCGCGCGCGTGCTCGGCATCCCGGTCGAGCGCATGATCCTCTACACCTTCCTCGTCAACGCGGCGCTGGTCGCGCTCGCCTCCTTCCTGGTGAGCCCGATCTACCTCGCCAAGTTCACCAACGGCGAGCTGCTCGGGCTCGCGGCGTTCGTCGCCGCCATCGTGGGCGGCTTCAACCAGGTGCGCGGCGCGATCGTCGGCGGGCTGCTGCTCGGCGTCGCGGACAACCTGGTGGCCGCGTACTGGTCGTCGCAATACCGCGCGGCGATTCCGCTCTTCCTGCTGATCGTGGTCATCCTGTGGCGCCCGCAGGGGCTGCTCGGGCGCGCGGAGGAGCGCACGGTGTGA